One Spea bombifrons isolate aSpeBom1 chromosome 1, aSpeBom1.2.pri, whole genome shotgun sequence DNA window includes the following coding sequences:
- the FAM114A1 gene encoding protein NOXP20, producing the protein MSSETSKTEAGVERIADLVLTDDGESNPEETAELGTHEEGTCDAGSWASKPEETAELGTHEEGTCDAGPWASNPEETAELGTHEEHEEGTCDAGSWVSNPEETVELGTHEEHEEGMCDAGSCVMSKEPEYPAKEGPASKLECCDSVSLEPAAQHEGPREEDNNQDADSSTAGSGWSSWGTWGKTLLSSASATVGHRLSAVKEKAGATLRMRNSESEESSVTDATEVRDEVEGASENQDRATEPASPTSRGVLSALTNVVQNTGKTVLTGGLDALEFIGKKTMNVLAESDPGFKKTKILMQRTVSLSQMLREAKEKEKQRLAEQVTEEKTAHYGVLFDDYQGLSHLEALEILSNESESKVQSYLSSLDGDNLESLKAELIAIKEIFLQKDSESEVQETCEKGEETEEFASMLTELLFELHVAATPDKLNKAMKKAHDWLSTEMSLTEEQPGKCDSLVEVKDTETEANNDDNTDVKKSMNTEDAYMLSIGSLAEITARCIEQLHKVAELILHGQDVEKPAKDQAVVLTKLTGAMCKEVSALAKKFSDCVTCAGSKTKAEVLNPMVTSIQREGCNSTMYIQDAFRLLLPVMHFSHIKAISSKA; encoded by the exons ATGTCGTCGGAAACCAGTAAAACAGAAGCTGGAGTAGAAAGGATTGCAGACCTTGTGTTGACTGATGATGGCGAATCGAACCCAGAAGAAACAGCGGAACTTGGAACCCACGAGGAAGGAACGTGCGATGCCGGGTCCTGGGCTTCTAAACCAGAAGAAACAGCGGAACTTGGAACCCACGAGGAAGGAACGTGCGATGCCGGGCCCTGGGCTTCTAACCCAGAAGAAACAGCGGAACTTGGAACCCATGAGGAACACGAGGAAGGAACGTGCGATGCCGGGTCCTGGGTTTCTAACCCAGAAGAAACAGTGGAACTTGGAACCCACGAGGAACACGAGGAAGGAATGTGCGATGCCGGGTCCTGTGTGATGTCTAAAGAGCCCGAGTATCCCGCAAAAGAAGGACCCGCAAGTAAACTAGAATGCTGCGACTCCGTGAGCTTGGAGCCAGCGGCCCAACACGAGGGACCTCGGGAAGAGGATAACAATCAG gaCGCTGACTCTTCAACAGCCGGAAGTGGATGGAGTTCATGGGGGACGTGGGGCAAGACCCTCTTGTCATCAGCCAGTGCCACAGTAG GGCACAGATTGTCTGCTGTCAAAGAAAAAGCAGGAGCCACGTTACGAATGCGAAACTCTGAGTCTGAAGAAAGCAGCGTTACTGATGCCACCGAGGTCCGAGACGAAG TCGAGGGAGCATCAGAGAATCAGGACCGTGCCACGGAACCAGCATCGCCTACATCCCGCGGAGTTCTGTCGGCTCTCACTAACGTTGTGCAGAACACG GGTAAAACTGTTTTGACTGGAGGTCTAGATGCATTGGAATTCATCGGTAAAAAGACAATGAATGTTCTTGCAGAAAGTGACCCGGGATTCAAAAAGACTAAAATTCTAATGCAGAGGACGGTATCCTTGTCACAG ATGCTGAGAGAAgctaaagaaaaagagaagcaaAGATTGGCGGAGCAGGTcaccgaagagaagacggctcACTACGGAGTCCTGTTCGACGACTATCAAGGCTTGTCTCATCTGGAGGCTCTGGAAATTCTGTCGAATGAGAGTGAATCTAAG GTTCAGTCTTATTTATCGTCTCTAGATGGTGATAATTTGGAATCACTAAAAGCCGAGCTTATTGCCATCAAGGAGATCTTCCTCCAGAAAGACTCTGAGAGCGAAGTACAAGAGACCTGTGAAAAAG gagaggagacagaagaaTTTGCCAGCATGCTTACTGAACTGCTCTTTGAACTACACGTTGCTGCTACCCCTGACAAGCTCAACAAG gCTATGAAGAAAGCGCATGACTGGCTGTCCACGGAAATGTCTCTCACAGAAGAGCAGCCGGGGAAATGTGATTCTCTTGTTGAAGTAAAAGATACTGAAACTGAGGCAAATAATGACGATAACACTGATGTCAAGAAAAGCATGAACACGGAG GACGCGTACATGCTGTCTATTGGAAGTCTGGCTGAGATTACCGCTCGCTGCATTGAGCAGCTTCACAAAGTAGCAGAATTAATACTCCACGGGCAAGATGTGGAAAAGCCAGCGAAAGACCAAGCGGTGGTTTTAACAAA gttgaCCGGCGCTATGTGTAAGGAGGTATCTGCTTTAGCAAAGAAGTTTTCCGACTGTGTAACATGCGCTGGT AGCAAAACAAAAGCAGAGGTCCTGAATCCAATGGTCACCAGCATACAACGAGAG ggATGCAACAGCACCATGTACATCCAAGATGCCTTCAGACTGCTGCTTCCGGTTATGCATTTCtcacacatcaaggccatcagTTCGAAAGCATAG